The Flavobacterium sp. IMCC34852 genome contains the following window.
CCCGAGCATTAGCGCAAAAACTAAACCTTGACGTGACATTTGTTTGTTCCGATATTTATGATGCGCCGAATTTCATCACCGAAAAATTCGATCTTGTTTTCACGAGTTACGGCACCATTGGTTGGTTTCCCGATTTGGAGAAATGGGCGAAGGTTGTTTCGCATTTTTTAAAGCCTAACGGTAAATTCATCATGGCCGATTTTCACCCTGTGGTTTGGATGTTTGACAATGATTTTGAAACGGTTTTCTATAACTATTTTAATGTAGAACCAATCGTTGAAAACGAAACCGGAACTTACGCCGACCGCGAAGCCGAAATAGCCACTAAAACCATCACTTGGAACCATCCGATTTCGGAGATTTTGAACAGTTTAATTCAAAGTGGTTTAGAAATCAATTCGTTTGAAGAATATGATTATTCGCCGTACAATTGTTTCAACAAAACCGAAGAATTTGAAAAAGGAAAGTACAGAATCAAACACTTTGACAACAAAATTCCGATGGTGTATTCGATTTTGGCGTCGAAGAAATAATTACCTTTTGGAATATTCCTCCATTTTCAAATCATTGTCAAACGGACTCTTCGTAAATGGATAAATCGCTTGTTTCAAATAACCCTTCGGATAATTGGCTTCTAATAAACCGGTATCTTTGGGCCATTCTTCACCCGGCAAATAATAAGTTCCAAAAATTTTATCTATAAACGGAAAAACGGTTGCAAAGTTTTTCCCGTAATGCTCAGAATCTTTACAATGATGCCAATGGTGGTATTGTGGTGTGGCGAAAATATATTTTAAAAAACCAAAATTTATTCGAGTATTGGCATGAATCAATACCGCATGAATCGCCATAAATATTACATAAACACTAAAAGTTATAGTGGAAAACCCAAAAACGTAAAGCGGGATAAAAGCCATGGAACGGGTCACAAAAATATCTACAAAATGAGTTCTCGATCCGGCCAACCAATCCATATTCTCTGTAGAATGATGAATGGAATGGAAACGCCAAAGAAAATGATGACTATGAAAAAATCGATGGGTCCAATATTGGAACAAATCGGCAATAAAAAATGCCATGAACAATTCAATCAAAAAAGGCAAATTTTGAACCCAAGATTGCAAATCCGAAAGTCCCATCCAACCAAAAAACAATTTAGCCGGTTGTTGCGTGATTGCCCCGAAAAACTGAATTAACAAATGGCTAACCACAAAATAAACCAAATCGGTTCGCCATTCTTCATGAAAGGTTTTTTGTCCTTTACGTTTGGGAAAAACCATTTCTATCGGAATAAAAATAACCGCCATCAAAAGCAAATCTAACAATAACCAATCCAACCCTAAATGCCACTTGGTCGCTCCAACAGCCGATGGTGCCACATTAAATCCACCCAAAACAATGGCCAAAGTGCAAAAAATCAAACCTATTAAAGCAAACTTCTTTTGCTTACTTACTATAAAACTGATTAATCCGAAAAAGAAAGAAGCTATAATGGCAGAAGTAAGAAGAGTTTTCATTGACTCACCGGTATAAACCTCTCTGAATTCTGGGGTAGTCAACCATTCCGGGTATTTGAAACACAATACTCCCAAAAAGGATAATATCCCTAAAAAAATTGACGCATAACCACTGATAAATCCTTTTCCAAAATCAAGATTCTCTTTTACTTCCATATTGCATTGTGTTTTTTGCGAATATAGAAAAAGTTCATTTTGAATAAGGTTTATTTTATCAACAACTCATTATGGTTATCTTTGCCCAATATTTATCGCCATGCGAATAGACATCATTACCATATTACCCGATTTATTGCGCAGTCCGTTTGAAGGCTCAATTATGAAACGTGCCATCGAAAAAGGATTGGTGGAAGTGCATTTTCACAACCTGAGAGATTATACGACCAACAAGCAAAAAAGTGTTGATGATTACCAATTTGGCGGTGGTGCCGGAATGGTGATGATGATTCAACCGATAGACGATTGTATTACCCATTTGAAAAGCCAACGCGACTATGATGAAATCATTTATATGTCGCCCGACGGAGAAACTTTGAACCAAAAAATGGCCAATACCATGTCGATGTACGAGAATATTATTATTCTGTGCGGACATTACAAAGGCGTGGACCAACGCGTTCGCGATCATTTTATTACCAAAGAAATTTCCATCGGTGATTATGTACTTTCCGGTGGTGAAATTGGTGCCATTGTTTTTTGCGATGCGATTATCCGTTTGATTCCGGGTGTTTTAAGCGATGAAACTTCGGCCTTGACTGACAGTTTTCAAGACAACTTACTATCGGGACCGATATATACACGACCGGCAGATTAC
Protein-coding sequences here:
- a CDS encoding class I SAM-dependent methyltransferase, producing the protein MKEPSDYININKATWNNKTDVHIASEFYDMEGFLKGKSTLNDIELDLLGDVSRKKILHLQCHFGQDTMSLARMGAKVTGLDLSDKAIDRARALAQKLNLDVTFVCSDIYDAPNFITEKFDLVFTSYGTIGWFPDLEKWAKVVSHFLKPNGKFIMADFHPVVWMFDNDFETVFYNYFNVEPIVENETGTYADREAEIATKTITWNHPISEILNSLIQSGLEINSFEEYDYSPYNCFNKTEEFEKGKYRIKHFDNKIPMVYSILASKK
- a CDS encoding sterol desaturase family protein, whose protein sequence is MEVKENLDFGKGFISGYASIFLGILSFLGVLCFKYPEWLTTPEFREVYTGESMKTLLTSAIIASFFFGLISFIVSKQKKFALIGLIFCTLAIVLGGFNVAPSAVGATKWHLGLDWLLLDLLLMAVIFIPIEMVFPKRKGQKTFHEEWRTDLVYFVVSHLLIQFFGAITQQPAKLFFGWMGLSDLQSWVQNLPFLIELFMAFFIADLFQYWTHRFFHSHHFLWRFHSIHHSTENMDWLAGSRTHFVDIFVTRSMAFIPLYVFGFSTITFSVYVIFMAIHAVLIHANTRINFGFLKYIFATPQYHHWHHCKDSEHYGKNFATVFPFIDKIFGTYYLPGEEWPKDTGLLEANYPKGYLKQAIYPFTKSPFDNDLKMEEYSKR
- the trmD gene encoding tRNA (guanosine(37)-N1)-methyltransferase TrmD, with the protein product MRIDIITILPDLLRSPFEGSIMKRAIEKGLVEVHFHNLRDYTTNKQKSVDDYQFGGGAGMVMMIQPIDDCITHLKSQRDYDEIIYMSPDGETLNQKMANTMSMYENIIILCGHYKGVDQRVRDHFITKEISIGDYVLSGGEIGAIVFCDAIIRLIPGVLSDETSALTDSFQDNLLSGPIYTRPADYKGWKVPEVLTSGHFAKIEKWREDMAYEHTKNRRPDLLEE